A stretch of DNA from Candidatus Methylomirabilota bacterium:
ACGATCATCCTCACCTTCTTCATCGGGGGCGCGCTGGCCGGCGCCGCCGGCCTCATCCAGGGTCTCTACTACAACATCGGGATGTGGTGGATGGGCTATCAGGCCGGCCTGCGCGCGTTCACCGCGGCGGTGCTGGGCGGCATCGGCAGCATGCCGGGTGCGGCGCTGGGCGGCCTCCTGATCGGCTTTCTCTCCGCGTGGAGCGATCAGTACATCTCGGCGCGCTGGACCAACGCGCTCGTCTTCGCGATCCTGATCCTGGTCCTGGTCTTCCGGCCCCAGGGCCTGCTGGGCGAGCGCGTCCCGGACAAGGCGTGACCGATCGCGGCGGTCTTCGTTCCCTGCCCGCGGCCCTGCTCGTGACCGCTCTGCTCGCGTATCCGTTCGTCGATCGCGCGCTGCAGGCCCAGACCGTCCACGCGGTCACCGACGCGATGATCTACGTGCTGCTCGCCCTGGGACTCAACATCGTTGTCGGCTACGCGGGCCTGCTCGATCTGGGCTATGCCGCCTTCTTCGCGATCGGCGCCTACACCATGGGCTTGCTGAACTCCCCGGTGCTGGGCTCGCCGCTCTACGGCCACGCGTGGAGCTTCTGGGTGATCATCTGGATCGCCGCGCTGGTGTCGGCCGGGCTGGGCGTGGTGATCGGGGCGCCGACGCTTCGCGTCCGCGGCGACTATCTCGCCATCATCACCCTGGCCTTCGGCGAGATCATCCCGGTCGCCATTCGCAACCTCGGCGACATCACGATCGACATCGGCGGCTGGCGGCCGGTCGAGCGGCTGAACCTGACCGGCGGCGAGAACGGGGTGAACCCGGTGGGCCGCCCGCAGCTGCCCGGCGTCAATTTCGACACCGACTTCATCCCCTGGTACTTCCTCATCCTGGCCATCGGCGCCGGCTCCCTCTGGGCGATGAGCCGGATGCGGGACTCGCGGCTCGGCCGCGCCTGGATGGCCATCCGCGAGGACGAGACCGCCGCGGACTGCACCGGGGTGAACCCGGTCAAGACCAAGCTGCTGGCCTTCGGCCTCGGCGCATCCTTCGCCGGCTTCGCCGGGTCGTTCTACGCGGCGAAGCTCCAGGCGATCACCCCGGGTGCCTTCGAGTTCAACGTGTCGATCATGCTGCTCTGCATGGTGGTGCTCGGCGGCATGGGGAGTCTCAGAGGCGTGATCCTGGGCGGCATGCTGATCACCCTGTTCGACCGCATCCTGCTCGCCCAGATGACGTCCCTGATCCGCTCGGTCGGGCGCTCGGTCGGCATCCCCGCGCTCATCAGCGTGGACCTCACGCTCTGGCGGTGGTTCTTCTTCGGCCTGGGCCTGGTGGTCATCATGCTGATCCGTCCCGAGGGCCTGGCCGGTCGTCGGCTGCGCCCGCCCGCCGCCGACGTGGACGAGGGCGAGGAAGACCTGGCCCTCGTGGCGGCCCCACCACGGCCGCGCGCGGAGGCCATCCCGCGCTGGCTTCGGCAGCCGCCGGCGAGCGCGGCCGTGGTCAACAGTCATCCGATCCTCGAAGTCCGCGGCCTCACCCGACGCTTCGGA
This window harbors:
- a CDS encoding branched-chain amino acid ABC transporter ATP-binding protein/permease, which codes for MTDRGGLRSLPAALLVTALLAYPFVDRALQAQTVHAVTDAMIYVLLALGLNIVVGYAGLLDLGYAAFFAIGAYTMGLLNSPVLGSPLYGHAWSFWVIIWIAALVSAGLGVVIGAPTLRVRGDYLAIITLAFGEIIPVAIRNLGDITIDIGGWRPVERLNLTGGENGVNPVGRPQLPGVNFDTDFIPWYFLILAIGAGSLWAMSRMRDSRLGRAWMAIREDETAADCTGVNPVKTKLLAFGLGASFAGFAGSFYAAKLQAITPGAFEFNVSIMLLCMVVLGGMGSLRGVILGGMLITLFDRILLAQMTSLIRSVGRSVGIPALISVDLTLWRWFFFGLGLVVIMLIRPEGLAGRRLRPPAADVDEGEEDLALVAAPPRPRAEAIPRWLRQPPASAAVVNSHPILEVRGLTRRFGGLLAVSEVDLVIPPRGIVGLIGPNGAGKTTFFNLVTGLLRPDRGEIRLGGESLIGLRPHAIVGRGVARTFQSIRLFQNMTVLDNVRVGGHCRLHASVAGAVLRPPAVVAEESRARERALEMLAFVGLDGRGEELAKNLAYGDQRRLEIARALASEPRLLLLDEPTAGMNPRETDTLTELIGLLREEIGLAVLLIEHHMEVVMATSDRITVLDYGTRIAEGPPAEIRRNPKVIEAYLGKGYEEELVSG